One genomic region from Thermoleptolyngbya sichuanensis A183 encodes:
- a CDS encoding formylglycine-generating enzyme family protein → MPPLPEALTKPPGRPPAKDMVWIPGGTFTMGSDHHYAEEAPAHSVTVDGFWMDKYLVTNAQFQKFVKATGHVTLAERPANPDHYPGAKTELLQPSSCVFVKPDRPVDKGSHYNWWAYIAGANWRHPEGPGSTIKGRENHPVVHVAYEDVAAYAQWIGKDIPTEAEWEFAAWGGRENAEFAWGDELHPNGKMMANTWQGEFPWQNLKTDGYEGTSPVGVFPPNGYGLYDIIGNTWEWTADWYQEHNQIKQDACCGERVNPRGGNLEASYDPQTPEIKIPRKVIKGGSFLCAPSYCRRYRPPARMAQPVDTSTCHLSFRLIVRPSTP, encoded by the coding sequence ATGCCCCCGCTGCCCGAAGCTCTCACTAAACCACCCGGTCGCCCCCCCGCCAAAGACATGGTGTGGATACCGGGCGGCACCTTCACCATGGGATCTGACCACCACTACGCCGAAGAAGCCCCGGCCCACTCCGTCACCGTAGACGGCTTTTGGATGGATAAGTACCTGGTCACCAACGCCCAGTTTCAAAAGTTTGTCAAAGCCACGGGCCACGTCACCTTAGCTGAGCGTCCGGCTAATCCCGACCACTACCCCGGTGCTAAAACCGAGCTACTGCAACCCTCCTCCTGTGTGTTCGTCAAGCCCGATCGCCCCGTAGACAAAGGCAGCCACTACAACTGGTGGGCCTATATTGCTGGAGCCAACTGGCGGCACCCCGAAGGCCCCGGCAGCACCATCAAAGGGCGCGAAAATCATCCTGTAGTGCATGTCGCCTACGAAGATGTCGCTGCCTACGCCCAGTGGATTGGCAAAGATATTCCCACCGAGGCCGAGTGGGAGTTTGCCGCCTGGGGCGGGCGCGAAAACGCCGAGTTTGCCTGGGGCGACGAGCTACACCCCAACGGCAAAATGATGGCCAATACCTGGCAGGGCGAGTTTCCCTGGCAAAACCTGAAGACTGATGGCTACGAAGGCACTTCGCCAGTCGGGGTGTTTCCACCCAACGGCTATGGCCTCTACGACATCATCGGCAACACCTGGGAATGGACCGCCGACTGGTATCAGGAGCACAATCAGATCAAACAAGACGCCTGCTGTGGCGAACGGGTCAACCCGCGCGGCGGCAACCTTGAGGCCAGCTACGACCCGCAGACTCCCGAGATCAAAATTCCCCGCAAGGTGATCAAGGGTGGATCGTTTTTGTGTGCCCCCAGCTACTGCCGCCGCTACCGCCCCCCCGCCCGCATGGCCCAGCCAGTGGATACCTCCACCTGCCATTTGAGCTTTCGGCTGATCGTGCGACCGAGCACACCATGA
- a CDS encoding SulP family inorganic anion transporter: MQLFHGLRGVKQADLPTEILAGVTLAALMVPLNIGYAQVAGLPATAGLYSAILPMVAFAIFCTSRQLVASPDAALSALLGATLAGLAAPDDPRYLQLAFAITLLCALVFFLFWYFRLGFLANFLSKAVLAGFITGLGIEVLTSQVKKIMGISVEAEGWFREVVEIIGKVVEANLYTVVIGVGSIVIIRLLKRFAPQIPGALVALVIMTALVSGLNLDRQGVSVLGQIPAGLPSLTFPQVTLGDWGSLLPGALAMCAITLAEGLLLGRSYAQRRGYPIDADQEMFAFGAANLASGLTGGFTAGTSASRTAAMDSSGSRSQVPSLVGASVVALVLLFFTNQLALLPNAALAGIVANAVLGLIEVGELKTLFRVRRSEFWVAIACLLSVLVLGPLKAVAIAFLLSMIDLLGRASKPPTALLAGTPGKARFVAAARYPAATRTPGLLIYRFSAPLIFANAEFFKTQVADLVATAEPPVQWFVLDAEAITDIDVTGAEALEQAIASLEQRQVGFAMTRVSQPLRQLLTTYDLLPHPISPGRLYDTNRQVTEAFLQRPLAPEVV; this comes from the coding sequence ATGCAGCTTTTTCATGGCTTGCGGGGCGTCAAGCAAGCCGACCTACCCACCGAGATTTTGGCCGGGGTGACCCTGGCGGCATTGATGGTTCCGCTCAACATTGGCTATGCCCAAGTGGCGGGGCTACCGGCCACGGCGGGGCTATACTCGGCGATTTTGCCGATGGTTGCCTTTGCTATTTTCTGCACCTCCCGCCAGTTGGTCGCCAGCCCCGATGCGGCTCTGTCGGCGTTGCTCGGGGCCACCCTGGCTGGGCTAGCGGCACCCGATGATCCTCGCTACCTACAACTGGCCTTTGCCATCACCCTGCTTTGCGCCCTGGTCTTTTTTCTGTTTTGGTACTTTAGGCTGGGCTTTTTGGCCAACTTTCTCTCGAAGGCGGTGCTGGCGGGTTTTATTACCGGCCTGGGCATTGAGGTGCTGACCAGCCAGGTCAAAAAGATTATGGGCATCTCCGTAGAGGCGGAGGGCTGGTTTCGCGAAGTCGTTGAGATCATTGGCAAGGTGGTGGAGGCCAACCTCTACACCGTGGTGATCGGGGTGGGCAGCATTGTGATCATTCGGCTGCTAAAGCGGTTCGCCCCCCAGATTCCTGGTGCCTTGGTGGCCCTAGTGATCATGACGGCACTGGTGTCCGGGCTCAACCTCGATCGACAGGGGGTAAGCGTGCTGGGGCAAATTCCTGCTGGGCTGCCCAGCCTAACCTTTCCCCAGGTCACGCTGGGTGATTGGGGTAGCCTGTTGCCTGGAGCCTTGGCCATGTGCGCCATTACCCTGGCGGAGGGGTTACTCTTGGGGCGCAGCTATGCCCAACGGCGGGGCTACCCCATTGATGCCGACCAGGAGATGTTTGCTTTTGGGGCGGCCAACCTGGCCTCAGGGCTAACCGGCGGGTTCACTGCTGGAACTAGTGCCTCCCGTACGGCGGCGATGGATAGCAGCGGCTCCCGCAGCCAGGTGCCCAGCTTGGTGGGGGCGAGCGTGGTGGCGCTGGTGCTGCTGTTTTTTACAAACCAGCTGGCGCTGCTGCCCAATGCGGCTCTGGCGGGCATTGTGGCTAATGCGGTGCTGGGGCTGATAGAGGTGGGTGAACTAAAGACGCTATTTAGGGTGCGGCGATCGGAGTTTTGGGTGGCGATCGCCTGTCTGCTAAGCGTTTTGGTACTCGGGCCGCTGAAGGCGGTAGCGATCGCCTTTTTGCTGTCGATGATTGACCTCCTGGGGCGCGCCTCTAAGCCCCCCACTGCCTTGCTGGCCGGGACTCCGGGCAAAGCCCGCTTTGTCGCCGCCGCCCGCTACCCTGCGGCTACGCGCACCCCTGGGCTTCTGATCTACCGCTTTAGCGCTCCCCTGATTTTCGCCAATGCGGAGTTCTTTAAGACGCAGGTCGCTGACCTAGTCGCCACCGCTGAGCCGCCCGTGCAGTGGTTTGTGCTCGATGCCGAGGCCATCACCGATATCGATGTCACCGGGGCCGAGGCGCTGGAACAGGCGATCGCATCCCTAGAGCAGCGCCAGGTTGGCTTTGCCATGACCCGGGTGAGCCAACCCCTTCGGCAACTACTGACGACCTACGATCTGCTGCCCCATCCAATTTCCCCAGGCCGACTCTATGACACCAATCGCCAGGTCACCGAAGCATTTTTGCAACGGCCCCTGGCCCCAGAGGTGGTGTGA
- a CDS encoding DUF1254 domain-containing protein yields the protein MQNLTTQAQILPTTGSIDTSIGRLAFEGGYPTFESVVKLYDELDFQRAVQTYLWAIPLVSFAAWQEAYETVFGQQDGDLVLTTSFRDKLGLLTANATTPYVIGFLNLQRTGPLVIDYPKGQTAGGILDFWQRPITDMGLTGPDRGTGGKYLVIAAGQEVPQDAEGYWVVQSPTNNLFHAFRVLSTEPQEAEALTASYQVYSYAQRENPRKTQIIPAADKPWSGWPASNMDYWRLLAKMLNEEPVHERDRMMVAMLKPLGIEKGRPFQPDARQQKILEQAAIVGEATARCLSYAKRQPEAHIWPGTQWKNAVLLEANQETENHTALDERIAWFYEAVTLTAGMTTKTPGMGQQYIGIQKDKDGDWLQGDNNYSLRVPPHVPVKQFWSITLYDTETRCFIDTPHNIAGVDSRGDLIQNADGSIDLYFGPTAPLGQETNWAPTVPGRGWFAYFRFYAPTEPYFDRTWSLSDIEKVI from the coding sequence ATGCAGAACCTAACAACCCAGGCGCAAATACTACCCACGACTGGCAGCATCGATACCTCCATTGGGCGGTTGGCCTTTGAAGGGGGATATCCAACTTTTGAGAGCGTCGTCAAACTCTATGACGAACTCGACTTTCAGCGGGCGGTGCAGACCTACCTCTGGGCCATTCCCTTGGTCAGCTTCGCGGCTTGGCAGGAGGCTTACGAGACGGTGTTTGGTCAGCAGGATGGAGATCTGGTGCTGACCACTAGCTTCCGCGATAAACTCGGCCTCCTCACTGCCAATGCCACAACGCCCTACGTCATCGGTTTCCTCAACCTGCAACGGACGGGGCCCTTAGTGATCGATTATCCAAAAGGGCAGACCGCAGGCGGCATTCTGGATTTCTGGCAGCGTCCCATTACTGATATGGGGCTGACGGGGCCTGACCGAGGTACAGGCGGCAAGTACCTTGTGATTGCTGCCGGACAGGAGGTTCCCCAGGACGCCGAGGGCTATTGGGTGGTACAGTCACCGACCAACAATCTCTTCCATGCCTTTCGGGTGCTGTCCACCGAACCTCAGGAAGCCGAGGCGCTAACCGCTAGTTATCAGGTGTACTCCTATGCCCAGCGAGAAAACCCTCGCAAAACGCAGATTATCCCAGCAGCGGACAAACCCTGGAGTGGCTGGCCCGCTAGCAATATGGACTATTGGCGACTGCTGGCTAAAATGCTGAACGAAGAGCCGGTGCATGAGCGCGATCGCATGATGGTAGCCATGCTTAAACCCCTGGGCATTGAAAAGGGTCGGCCCTTCCAGCCCGATGCCCGTCAGCAGAAAATTCTGGAACAGGCGGCGATCGTCGGAGAGGCGACAGCCCGTTGCTTGAGCTATGCCAAGCGCCAGCCGGAAGCACACATCTGGCCCGGTACACAGTGGAAGAACGCAGTGCTACTGGAAGCAAATCAGGAAACGGAAAACCATACGGCTCTGGATGAACGCATAGCCTGGTTCTACGAGGCAGTGACTCTGACTGCCGGGATGACAACTAAGACCCCCGGCATGGGTCAGCAGTACATTGGCATCCAGAAAGACAAGGATGGTGATTGGCTCCAGGGCGACAACAACTACAGTCTGCGCGTTCCGCCCCATGTGCCCGTCAAACAATTCTGGTCAATCACGCTCTACGACACTGAAACCCGTTGTTTTATCGACACCCCACACAATATTGCCGGAGTAGATTCGCGCGGAGATTTAATTCAGAATGCCGATGGTTCCATAGATCTCTATTTTGGTCCCACCGCCCCACTGGGCCAGGAAACCAACTGGGCACCCACGGTACCGGGTCGGGGCTGGTTTGCCTACTTCCGGTTTTATGCGCCAACCGAACCCTACTTCGATCGCACCTGGTCACTTTCAGACATCGAAAAAGTAATCTAA
- a CDS encoding DUF29 domain-containing protein codes for MGKQQRQELRNRLGVLLGHLLKSCHQPEARSKSWSYIIIDMRERIHDHLAENPSLKPYLPEAITKAYQDGLNLIGQETPLNPRQLSQ; via the coding sequence TTGGGCAAGCAGCAGCGCCAGGAGTTACGCAACCGTCTAGGGGTGCTGCTGGGGCATCTTCTTAAGAGCTGCCATCAACCTGAGGCTCGTTCCAAAAGTTGGTCTTACATCATCATAGATATGCGGGAGCGTATCCATGACCACCTGGCTGAAAATCCCAGCTTGAAACCTTACTTACCTGAAGCCATCACCAAAGCATACCAGGATGGATTGAACCTAATAGGGCAAGAAACACCACTCAATCCTAGACAACTCTCTCAATAG
- a CDS encoding DUF1622 domain-containing protein, producing the protein MINQVAGLLALILEGVSVFCILVGLLSTLQLAAKQRWGRSPLIQRTPCDPELSLSKVSLNFDLWLSLTLEFQLGADIAHTTVAPSHFSLD; encoded by the coding sequence GTGATCAACCAAGTAGCGGGGTTGTTAGCGCTGATTTTGGAGGGCGTCTCGGTATTCTGCATTTTGGTAGGTTTGCTGTCTACCCTGCAACTGGCGGCCAAGCAGCGCTGGGGGCGATCGCCGCTGATTCAGCGCACCCCCTGTGATCCAGAATTGTCTCTGTCCAAAGTCAGTCTCAATTTTGACCTGTGGCTGTCGTTAACCTTAGAGTTTCAACTGGGGGCCGACATTGCCCATACCACCGTTGCTCCCTCCCACTTTAGTTTGGACTAA
- a CDS encoding ISKra4 family transposase (programmed frameshift), with amino-acid sequence MEACTAEIAEILYRNSNREGLDSLEGIEQTVRRQMLEEVSPRVAPFFVNQKAYPARGRVRRLKSLVGVLEIRQSQAERLGVKAYSRLSGGLEKANLRLSANESFQDAEDDIVALTGMRVGHSTQQRLVGRQSFESAEAKQGVSEVSIDGGKVRLRDLLESDSPWRDYKAVRVEGIYYNAFFQDNDSLIDYLSAQRLLSPLVCLGDGHAGVWNLFAQLTTVETRWEILDWYHLKENLYKVGGSLKRLAAAEMLLWQGQVEAARALFADCRRKQARNFEAYLSTHRSRIVNYGFYQAEQLCSIGSGAVESAVKQIGRRLQISGARWNTASVNAMLSLRCAYLNGQLAS; translated from the exons TTGGAAGCTTGTACAGCAGAGATCGCCGAGATTTTGTATCGCAATAGCAACCGAGAGGGGCTCGATAGTCTAGAAGGCATCGAGCAGACTGTACGACGGCAAATGCTAGAGGAGGTGAGCCCTCGAGTTGCCC CTTTTTTTGTCAACCAGAAAGCCTACCCCGCCCGAGGCCGGGTTCGCCGATTGAAGAGTTTAGTAGGGGTCCTTGAGATTCGTCAAAGTCAGGCAGAACGGTTAGGCGTAAAGGCTTACAGCCGTCTCAGTGGTGGCCTAGAGAAAGCCAACCTACGCTTAAGTGCCAACGAATCGTTTCAAGATGCAGAGGATGACATCGTAGCCCTGACCGGGATGCGGGTCGGGCACTCGACCCAACAACGTCTGGTGGGGCGTCAGTCGTTCGAGTCTGCCGAGGCTAAACAAGGCGTCAGTGAGGTCAGCATTGATGGCGGCAAAGTCCGTCTGCGTGACCTGCTAGAGTCCGATAGCCCGTGGCGAGACTACAAAGCGGTGCGGGTGGAGGGGATTTATTACAACGCCTTCTTCCAAGACAATGACAGCTTGATTGATTATCTCAGCGCTCAACGCTTGCTCTCCCCACTGGTCTGTCTGGGCGATGGTCACGCTGGGGTGTGGAATCTGTTTGCTCAACTCACCACCGTTGAGACCCGTTGGGAAATCCTCGATTGGTACCATCTCAAAGAAAACCTCTACAAAGTCGGTGGGTCGCTCAAGCGCTTAGCAGCGGCGGAAATGCTGTTATGGCAAGGTCAAGTGGAAGCCGCCAGGGCCCTCTTTGCCGACTGTCGGCGCAAGCAAGCCCGCAATTTTGAAGCCTATCTGAGCACCCATCGCTCTCGCATCGTGAATTATGGGTTCTACCAGGCTGAGCAACTCTGTTCTATTGGATCAGGAGCCGTAGAATCGGCTGTCAAACAGATTGGGCGACGCCTCCAAATTTCGGGTGCTCGCTGGAATACGGCCTCCGTTAATGCCATGTTGAGTCTGCGCTGTGCCTACCTCAATGGACAGCTCGCCAGTTGA
- a CDS encoding bile acid:sodium symporter family protein, whose amino-acid sequence MQDVIQVLANLSTLVFVISSMLSLGLSLTVPQILAPLKDVGLVLRMLLANFVLVPLVAYLLKTLIPLDDSLAIGLILLATAAGAPFLPKLAQASKGNVPLSVGMMVLLMVVTVIYVPVVLPLLLPGVQVNPAEIARSLVILMLIPLAIGLFVNARYEAIAHSLQPQMSQASSTSLLAVFVLMLVLNVDSVLGAIGSGAILAAVLLIAASLAMGYALGGKSFEVKSVVGLGTAQRNIAAALVVANGNFADDPNVLTTILVGALLMLVILMFLAGEIGKRRPNLTA is encoded by the coding sequence ATGCAAGACGTGATTCAAGTTTTGGCCAATCTCAGCACCCTGGTGTTTGTGATCAGCAGCATGCTCTCTCTCGGGCTCAGCCTTACAGTGCCGCAAATTCTCGCCCCCCTCAAGGATGTGGGCCTGGTGCTGCGGATGCTGCTGGCCAACTTTGTGCTGGTGCCCCTGGTCGCCTACCTGCTCAAAACGTTGATTCCCCTGGATGACTCCCTGGCGATCGGGCTGATTTTGCTGGCCACTGCTGCTGGTGCGCCCTTTTTGCCTAAGCTGGCCCAGGCATCCAAAGGCAACGTGCCCCTAAGTGTGGGAATGATGGTGCTGCTGATGGTGGTGACGGTGATCTATGTGCCGGTGGTGCTGCCGCTGCTGCTGCCGGGCGTGCAGGTTAACCCGGCAGAAATAGCCCGATCGCTTGTTATCCTCATGCTGATTCCCCTGGCGATTGGACTATTTGTGAATGCTCGCTACGAGGCGATCGCCCACTCGCTGCAACCCCAGATGTCCCAGGCCTCTAGCACCAGTTTGCTGGCTGTTTTTGTGCTGATGCTGGTGCTGAATGTTGACAGCGTGCTGGGGGCCATTGGCAGCGGCGCAATTTTAGCAGCGGTGCTCTTGATTGCTGCTTCTTTAGCCATGGGCTACGCCTTGGGAGGGAAATCCTTCGAGGTCAAATCTGTTGTTGGCCTCGGCACCGCCCAACGCAACATTGCTGCAGCACTGGTGGTCGCCAACGGCAACTTTGCCGACGACCCCAACGTACTGACCACGATTTTGGTCGGTGCCCTGCTGATGCTGGTCATTCTCATGTTCCTAGCCGGAGAAATTGGCAAACGCAGGCCCAATCTCACAGCCTAG
- a CDS encoding arylsulfatase has translation MALKEYKSGTAFPGVIGRTADVSTPAWPQPNRARDGAPNVLFIVLDDVGFGQLGCYGSPIATPNLDALASDGLRYNNMHTTALCSPSRSCMLTGRNHHSNGLACITEGSTGYPGSNGNIPFENGFLSEILLQNGYNTYAVGKWHLTPVEQCSAAGPYDRWPLGRGFERFYGFLGGDTNQYYPELVRDNSQTEPEKTPEEGYHLTVDLVEKAKRMIADAKQVAPNKPFFMYFCTGAMHAPHHVPKEWADKYKGQFDDGWDAYREKTFAKQKEMGIIPQNTVLSRHDPDVQDWNSLSNGERKLYARMMEVFAGFLEHTDHYIGELIQFLKDLGEYENTLIMVISDNGASAEGGPTGSVNENKFFNNVPENLEQNLAAIDDIGGPKFFNHYPWGWTHAGNTPFRRWKRETYRGGTSDPFIVCWPKGIKAKGEIRSQYAHVIDMVPTVLDALGIEAPTVIKGVTQSPIEGFSLASSFDDASAPSKHLTQYFEMMGHRSLYHEGWRAVCPWPGTSFVEAGMGFGAPISYDKLVELDAHGWELYNLTEDFAETNNLAETERDRLIAMIGMWYVEAGKYNVLPIDSRGTQRFMEERPQIAADRKKYVYYPGTQVVPSNVAPRVLNCAHSISVDAVVPEGGAEGVLFSMGGNDGGFSFYVQNGKLTYGYNYVTESYFKVESSQPLPSGRHIFSFQFTPTGPVDIARGKGTPANIELFVDGQLVGTGELPVTIPLSLGLGAGVAVGADPGSPTMPDYQPPFKFTGQINKALVDVTGEAVENLEEKMRMYLARQ, from the coding sequence ATGGCTCTCAAGGAATACAAATCTGGTACTGCTTTCCCCGGTGTGATTGGTCGCACTGCCGATGTGTCTACCCCCGCCTGGCCCCAGCCCAACCGGGCGAGAGATGGTGCGCCTAACGTGCTGTTCATTGTGCTGGATGACGTCGGCTTTGGCCAACTGGGCTGCTACGGTAGCCCAATCGCCACCCCTAATCTAGATGCCCTAGCGAGCGACGGGCTGCGCTACAACAACATGCACACCACGGCCCTGTGCTCGCCCTCCCGCTCCTGCATGTTGACCGGGCGCAACCACCACTCCAACGGCCTAGCCTGTATTACGGAGGGATCGACGGGCTATCCCGGTTCTAATGGCAACATTCCCTTTGAGAACGGGTTTCTGTCCGAAATTTTGCTGCAAAATGGCTACAACACCTATGCCGTTGGTAAGTGGCACCTGACCCCCGTTGAGCAGTGCAGCGCAGCGGGTCCTTACGATCGCTGGCCCCTAGGTCGCGGCTTTGAGCGCTTTTATGGCTTTTTAGGCGGCGACACCAACCAGTACTATCCTGAACTGGTACGCGACAACAGCCAAACTGAGCCCGAAAAAACGCCAGAAGAAGGCTATCACCTAACAGTAGACCTGGTAGAAAAAGCGAAGCGCATGATCGCAGATGCTAAGCAGGTGGCACCTAACAAGCCCTTCTTTATGTATTTCTGCACCGGAGCCATGCATGCACCGCACCACGTTCCTAAGGAGTGGGCTGATAAGTATAAGGGGCAGTTTGACGATGGTTGGGATGCCTACCGGGAAAAGACCTTTGCCAAGCAAAAAGAAATGGGAATTATTCCCCAAAACACGGTACTTTCCCGCCATGACCCCGATGTGCAGGATTGGAACTCCCTTTCGAATGGCGAACGCAAACTCTATGCCCGCATGATGGAGGTGTTTGCCGGATTTCTAGAGCACACGGATCACTACATTGGCGAATTGATCCAGTTTCTCAAGGATCTGGGGGAATACGAGAACACCCTGATTATGGTGATTTCAGATAATGGAGCCAGTGCCGAGGGTGGCCCGACGGGTTCAGTGAACGAAAATAAGTTTTTTAACAATGTGCCAGAGAACCTGGAGCAAAATCTGGCGGCGATCGATGACATCGGTGGCCCCAAGTTTTTCAACCATTACCCCTGGGGCTGGACTCACGCCGGCAATACGCCTTTCCGTCGCTGGAAGCGGGAAACCTACCGGGGTGGCACCAGCGATCCATTTATTGTGTGCTGGCCCAAAGGTATCAAAGCTAAAGGGGAGATTCGTTCTCAATATGCTCACGTGATCGATATGGTGCCCACCGTCCTCGATGCCCTGGGCATTGAGGCTCCCACGGTGATCAAGGGGGTGACCCAGTCGCCCATTGAGGGCTTTAGTCTGGCCTCATCCTTCGACGATGCCAGCGCCCCTTCTAAACACCTCACTCAGTACTTTGAGATGATGGGGCACCGATCGCTCTATCACGAGGGTTGGCGGGCCGTGTGCCCCTGGCCCGGCACCTCATTTGTAGAAGCGGGTATGGGCTTTGGTGCCCCAATCTCCTACGACAAGCTGGTTGAGCTAGATGCCCACGGTTGGGAACTGTACAACCTGACTGAAGACTTTGCGGAAACCAATAACTTGGCGGAGACCGAGCGCGATCGCCTGATTGCCATGATCGGCATGTGGTATGTGGAAGCCGGCAAATACAACGTTCTGCCAATCGATAGTCGCGGCACTCAGCGATTTATGGAAGAGCGTCCCCAAATCGCCGCCGATCGCAAAAAGTACGTTTACTATCCTGGCACTCAAGTTGTTCCCAGTAACGTTGCTCCCAGGGTGTTGAACTGTGCACACTCAATTTCCGTTGACGCAGTGGTACCAGAAGGGGGTGCCGAAGGGGTGCTTTTTAGTATGGGTGGCAATGACGGGGGCTTTTCGTTTTATGTGCAAAACGGCAAGTTGACCTATGGCTACAACTATGTGACTGAGAGTTATTTCAAGGTGGAGTCATCCCAACCGTTGCCTAGTGGTCGCCACATATTTAGTTTCCAATTTACTCCCACAGGCCCTGTCGATATAGCTCGCGGCAAAGGCACTCCAGCCAACATTGAACTGTTTGTGGATGGACAATTGGTGGGCACAGGCGAGCTGCCGGTGACGATTCCCCTATCGCTGGGGCTGGGTGCCGGTGTTGCTGTTGGAGCTGATCCAGGCTCTCCAACAATGCCTGACTATCAGCCACCTTTCAAGTTTACTGGACAGATCAATAAGGCATTGGTAGATGTCACGGGTGAAGCAGTTGAGAACCTGGAGGAGAAGATGCGAATGTATCTGGCTCGGCAGTAA
- a CDS encoding LURP-one-related family protein gives MIAIGDDFFIENSDGDRVFKVNGKALRVRETLIFEDFHGNELCKLQERLVRVKDSMAIESPKGDKLAMVKKALIAPLQDRWVVKIGDVPDLEV, from the coding sequence ATGATTGCCATCGGCGATGATTTTTTCATCGAAAATTCGGACGGCGATCGCGTGTTTAAAGTCAACGGCAAAGCCCTGCGCGTGCGAGAAACCCTAATCTTTGAAGATTTCCACGGCAACGAACTGTGCAAGCTCCAAGAACGCCTAGTGCGAGTCAAGGACTCTATGGCCATTGAATCTCCAAAGGGCGACAAACTGGCCATGGTGAAAAAGGCGCTGATTGCTCCCCTGCAGGATCGCTGGGTGGTTAAAATTGGCGATGTCCCCGACCTGGAGGTATAG
- a CDS encoding HAD family hydrolase, with the protein MTDPLPAWNDGAAKQAILDFVAQVTTAHSLTFVPPTDRIAVFDNDGTLWCEYPMYVQAFFVFDRIKALAPQHPEWHTQEPFASVLKGDLEAALAGGEHALVELVMATHAGMTTDEFTAIVTDWLATATHPTTQRPFTEMVYQPMVELLDYLRSHDFKIFIVSGGGIEFMRPWTEQVYGVPPEQVIGSSIKTKFEIRDGQPVIVRLPELLFLDDKEGKPAAIQHYIGRRPIAAFGNSDGDLQMLQWTSAGVGASLGLIVRHTDGDREFAYDKSAMCSLDVALAEASQRGWVVVDMKNDWTRIFAFES; encoded by the coding sequence ATGACCGACCCCCTACCCGCTTGGAATGATGGGGCTGCCAAGCAGGCAATTCTCGACTTTGTGGCGCAAGTTACCACGGCCCACAGCCTCACTTTTGTGCCCCCCACCGATCGCATTGCCGTCTTCGACAACGACGGCACCCTTTGGTGCGAGTACCCGATGTACGTGCAGGCGTTTTTTGTCTTTGATCGCATCAAAGCCCTGGCCCCCCAGCACCCCGAGTGGCACACCCAGGAACCCTTTGCCTCGGTGCTGAAGGGTGACCTAGAGGCGGCCCTAGCGGGGGGGGAGCACGCGCTGGTGGAGCTGGTAATGGCCACCCACGCGGGCATGACCACCGACGAGTTTACGGCAATCGTCACTGATTGGCTGGCGACAGCAACGCACCCTACCACGCAAAGGCCGTTTACCGAGATGGTGTATCAGCCGATGGTGGAACTGCTGGACTATTTGCGATCGCACGACTTCAAAATCTTCATCGTCTCTGGCGGCGGCATTGAATTCATGCGTCCGTGGACAGAGCAGGTCTACGGCGTTCCCCCCGAGCAGGTGATTGGCAGCAGCATTAAAACAAAGTTCGAGATACGCGACGGACAGCCTGTGATTGTGCGCCTGCCGGAACTGCTTTTCTTGGACGACAAAGAAGGTAAACCAGCCGCGATTCAGCACTACATCGGGCGGCGACCGATCGCTGCCTTTGGCAACTCCGACGGCGACCTGCAAATGTTGCAGTGGACAAGCGCCGGAGTTGGGGCCAGCCTAGGGCTGATTGTGCGTCATACCGACGGCGATCGCGAGTTTGCCTACGACAAATCTGCTATGTGCAGTTTGGATGTCGCCCTAGCCGAGGCATCCCAACGGGGCTGGGTCGTAGTGGATATGAAGAACGATTGGACGCGGATATTTGCCTTTGAGTCGTAA